The segment AATGGGACGATCGGCTGTTGGTCGCCGAGCCCTCGCATTTTTATCAGCACATCGGGCTGTATGCATATAGGCGAGAGTTTCTAATGCAATTGGCGCGGCTGCCGCGTACGCCGCTCGAAACGCTGGAAAACCTCGAACAACTTCGCGTGCTCGAAACCGGCCACGAAATCCTCGTCGGCGTCGTCAACGAGCCCACCGTCGGCATCGACACGCCGGCCGACTACGAGGCGTTCGTTAATCGGGTTCGAAGCCATTGAGAGCCGTATTGCTTGGCGATGTTTCCAACGCAAAGGCCGGCAAATGGTGACGATCCGATCAGCAGTCGAAGAAGACGCCGAAGCCATCGCGAGCTGTCATATCGCGGCCTGGCGGGATACTTATCGGCCGATCGTGGCCGAAGAATACCTGAATAACCTATCTCTTGAAACGCACACCGCAAAATGGACCACAAAAATACAGCAACCACAATGTCACACTTTGGTCGCCGCGCACGAGCAAGTCCAGGTCGTTGGTTTTATCAATGGCGGCCCGGAACGAACCGGTCGCACCGACTTCGGAGGCGAGATCTACTCAATCTATATTCTGAAGGATTGGAGGAGGCAGGGTATCGGAAGACGGCTCCTGGGTCGATTCGCGACCGCCTTACTTGAAACCCAAATCACGAGCTTGATCGTTTGGGCGTTGCAGGGCAACGAATATCGATATTGTTATGCGGCGTGGGGCGGCCATGAAATCGCGGTCGAACCGATCAAGATTGGCGAACAGGAATTGATTGAAGTAGCTTACGGCTGGCAAGACATTCGAGTTTTACTTGAATCGGGATGAACACCTCTCCGGCACCCGATGCCTGCCCCCCTCGCAACAATTCGGCAGCAACGCGGCCCTATTTGCTGCCGACCAGCCCGGCCTCGCGAACTTGCGAGTGCGGCGCGCCGTTAGTTGCTGCGAGCACGGGTTCGCTCAGCGAAATCGGCTGGCTGGCTTCGCGGGCCTTCGGGCTGCCGAGCCAGTAGAGCATTCCGACGAAACCCGCCCCGCCGATGACGTTGCCGAACGTCGCCAAGGCGAGATTGTACCAATATCCACCCCAAGTGATCGCATCGCCGTGCGGCAACAGGATGCCGAGGAACAGCCCGCACATGTTGGCGATACTGTGTTCGTAGCCGCAAGTGATGAATGTGAACATGCACCACCAGATGAGCAGAATCTTGGCGATGTCTTCCTTCGTGCGAATCGCCATCCAGACGCCGAGGCATACCAGCCAGTTGGCCAGCACGGCCCGCCAGAAAAGCTGCTCGACGGGAAGATTCATCTTGGTTTCGACCAGCTTGAGCACGAAGCTCTTTACCGGATCGGCGCTCATCACGCCCGAGCGGATGACGATCACGGCCAGTAGCATGCTTCCGGCCAAGTTTCCCAGCCAGGTCCAAATCCAGTTGCTGGCCAGATCGCGCGGACTGGCCTTCTTGCTCAGCACTCCGAGCGTGAGCACCAGATTGCTGCCAGTGAACAGCTCAGAGCCGGCGAAGATCACGATCGTCAACGCCCCGCCGAAGCAAACGCCCATCAGCAATTTAACGGCCCCCGGAGCGGTCGTATTGATGAACGCCCCAATCGTGAAGATCAGCACGATCGCCGCGCCGACATACATCCCGGCGAGCATCGAGCGAACGAAATGACCGACAATTGAGCGGCGCTGGGCGGCCAGCTTGGCCACGGCCTGATCGGCAAGCGCGCTGATCGCGTCTGCGTACATGGTAAACCCTTCCTATCTTGGTGCGTGTTGGACAAGTGATTTGAGCGCGTCGGCAAGTTGATCGCAGGGAACATCGTGCAAGAGTTCGGCTGCGACTTTAGCCTTGGGACCGGTCGAGCCGCCGACGAACACGTGCGCGGCATCGACGATCTCGCCGTTGGCCAACCGCGAGCGGCAGCCTTGCATGCCGATGGTTGAGACCTGGTGCATGCCGCAGCTTGCCGGGCAGCCGGACCAATGGATCGACAGCGGGGCGACCTTTTCCAGGTCGTCGCCGAGCTTCTTCTCCAACTGCTTGGCCACCTCGATCGCCCAGCCTTTCGTCTCAATCAGCGCCATGTGGCAATAGTCGATGCCCGTGCAGGAGACGAGCCCGCGCATCACCGGCGACGGGTTGTACGACAACTCCTTGAGCAGCGGCTCCTCGGTAAGATCGCCCAGTTTCGCGTCGGGTATGCCAGGAAGAATCAGGTTCTGCGTCACGGTGAGCCGGATTTCGCCGTCGCCGTAGCGGTCGGCCAAGTCGGCAATGCCGCGCATTTGTTTGGTGGTGATCCGGCCCACTGGCACGCACAGGCCGATAAAATTCAACCCGGCCTGCTTCTGGCGGAAGACGCCGATGTGGTCCGTGTGCTTCTTCTTTCGCTGATCCGTGCCGGCCGCAGGCAATCGCCGCCCGACGCGCCGCTCCAACTCGCGACGGAACCAAGCCACGCCGCGGTCCTCGATCAAGAACGCCAGGCGGGCCCGAGTGCGCGTTTGACGGGAACCATGATCGCGGAAGATGAACGTGATCTGCCGACAAATGTCGGCCGCCTGCTCTGGAGCGACGAATACATCGAGGCCCGCAGCAGGCAGATAACCGCCGGAGCCCTGCTTGCCTCCCGCCAGCACGTTGAAGCCGGCGACTTTCTTGCCGTCGATCTCCTTGATCGCCGGCACGAGGCCGATGTCTTGCGTCTCGGGGTGGCAGCAA is part of the Pirellulales bacterium genome and harbors:
- a CDS encoding GNAT family N-acetyltransferase, whose amino-acid sequence is MVTIRSAVEEDAEAIASCHIAAWRDTYRPIVAEEYLNNLSLETHTAKWTTKIQQPQCHTLVAAHEQVQVVGFINGGPERTGRTDFGGEIYSIYILKDWRRQGIGRRLLGRFATALLETQITSLIVWALQGNEYRYCYAAWGGHEIAVEPIKIGEQELIEVAYGWQDIRVLLESG
- a CDS encoding formate/nitrite transporter family protein, which gives rise to MYADAISALADQAVAKLAAQRRSIVGHFVRSMLAGMYVGAAIVLIFTIGAFINTTAPGAVKLLMGVCFGGALTIVIFAGSELFTGSNLVLTLGVLSKKASPRDLASNWIWTWLGNLAGSMLLAVIVIRSGVMSADPVKSFVLKLVETKMNLPVEQLFWRAVLANWLVCLGVWMAIRTKEDIAKILLIWWCMFTFITCGYEHSIANMCGLFLGILLPHGDAITWGGYWYNLALATFGNVIGGAGFVGMLYWLGSPKAREASQPISLSEPVLAATNGAPHSQVREAGLVGSK